In a single window of the Nicotiana tomentosiformis chromosome 10, ASM39032v3, whole genome shotgun sequence genome:
- the LOC104089016 gene encoding cellular nucleic acid-binding protein homolog isoform X1: MRSGSRSRSRSRSRSPVDRKIRTQRFSHRDAPYRRESRRGFSSESGLCKNCKRPGHFARECPNVAICHNCGLPGHIASECTTKSLCWNCREPGHMAGDCPNEGICHTCGKAGHRARDCAAPPLPPGDLKLCNNCFKQGHIAVDCTNDKACKNCRKTGHLARDCQNDPVCNLCNISGHMARGCPKAGALEERGGGARPVGGGGGYRDIVCRNCQQVGHMSRDCMPLMICHNCGGRGHLAYECPSGRFMDHPSGRFMDRPSGRFMDHPSGRFMDRFPRRY; the protein is encoded by the exons ATGAGATCTGGCAGCAGAAGCCGAAGCAGGAGCCGAAGCAGGAGCCCAGTGGATCGCAAAATCCGTACACAACGGTTCTCCCACCGTGATGCACCATATAGACGGGAGTCACGTCGGGGTTTCAG CAGTGAGAGTGGTCTCTGCAAGAACTGCAAGCGCCCCGGCCATTTTGCTCGGGAGTGCCCTAATGTTGCCATATGTCACAACTGTGGTCTCCCAGG GCATATTGCTTCCGAGTGTACCACAAAATCTCTTTGTTGGAATTGCCGAGAGCCAGGCCACATGGCTGGAGATTGTCCAAATGAAGGAATCTGCCACACTTGTGGAAAGGCAGGACACCGTGCTAGAGACTGCGCGGCTCCTCCACTGCCTCCTGGTGACCTGAAGCTGTGCAATAACTGCTTCAAGCAAGGCCATATTGCAGTCGACTGCACCAATGACAAGGCATGCAAAAATTGTAGGAAGACTGGTCACCTGGCACGTGATTGTCAAAATGATCCTGTGTGCAACCTATGTAATATATCCGGTCATATGGCGAGAGGTTGCCCCAAGGCCGGTGCTCTTGAAGAGAGGGGTGGTGGAGCTCGCCCTGTTGGTGGGGGAGGAGGATATAGGGACATTGTATGTCGAAACTGCCAGCAAGTGGGCCACATGAGTCGAGATTGCATGCCATTGATGATCTGTCACAACTGTGGGGGAAGAGGACACCTAGCTTATGAGTGCCCCTCTGGAAGGTTTATGGACCACCCCTCGGGAAGGTTTATGGACCGCCCTTCGGGAAGGTTTATGGACCACCCCTCTGGAAGGTTTATGGACCGTTTTCCTAGGAGGTACTGA
- the LOC104089016 gene encoding cellular nucleic acid-binding protein homolog isoform X2: MRSGSRSRSRSRSRSPVDRKIRTQRFSHRDAPYRRESRRGFSESGLCKNCKRPGHFARECPNVAICHNCGLPGHIASECTTKSLCWNCREPGHMAGDCPNEGICHTCGKAGHRARDCAAPPLPPGDLKLCNNCFKQGHIAVDCTNDKACKNCRKTGHLARDCQNDPVCNLCNISGHMARGCPKAGALEERGGGARPVGGGGGYRDIVCRNCQQVGHMSRDCMPLMICHNCGGRGHLAYECPSGRFMDHPSGRFMDRPSGRFMDHPSGRFMDRFPRRY; this comes from the exons ATGAGATCTGGCAGCAGAAGCCGAAGCAGGAGCCGAAGCAGGAGCCCAGTGGATCGCAAAATCCGTACACAACGGTTCTCCCACCGTGATGCACCATATAGACGGGAGTCACGTCGGGGTTTCAG TGAGAGTGGTCTCTGCAAGAACTGCAAGCGCCCCGGCCATTTTGCTCGGGAGTGCCCTAATGTTGCCATATGTCACAACTGTGGTCTCCCAGG GCATATTGCTTCCGAGTGTACCACAAAATCTCTTTGTTGGAATTGCCGAGAGCCAGGCCACATGGCTGGAGATTGTCCAAATGAAGGAATCTGCCACACTTGTGGAAAGGCAGGACACCGTGCTAGAGACTGCGCGGCTCCTCCACTGCCTCCTGGTGACCTGAAGCTGTGCAATAACTGCTTCAAGCAAGGCCATATTGCAGTCGACTGCACCAATGACAAGGCATGCAAAAATTGTAGGAAGACTGGTCACCTGGCACGTGATTGTCAAAATGATCCTGTGTGCAACCTATGTAATATATCCGGTCATATGGCGAGAGGTTGCCCCAAGGCCGGTGCTCTTGAAGAGAGGGGTGGTGGAGCTCGCCCTGTTGGTGGGGGAGGAGGATATAGGGACATTGTATGTCGAAACTGCCAGCAAGTGGGCCACATGAGTCGAGATTGCATGCCATTGATGATCTGTCACAACTGTGGGGGAAGAGGACACCTAGCTTATGAGTGCCCCTCTGGAAGGTTTATGGACCACCCCTCGGGAAGGTTTATGGACCGCCCTTCGGGAAGGTTTATGGACCACCCCTCTGGAAGGTTTATGGACCGTTTTCCTAGGAGGTACTGA